A single region of the Leptolyngbya subtilissima AS-A7 genome encodes:
- a CDS encoding COX15/CtaA family protein, with the protein MAANFPSLLSPATAREALWPNANAAPTPVDRIRRLVWKIAVATLALMAVGSATRVMNAGLACPDWPLCYGQLVPQQQMNLQVFLEWFHRLDAALIGLSTLWLVALSLWYRRQVPGWLPWAAVGALALIGMQGALGGLTVTQLLRFDIVTAHLGTALLFFSAMLVIACCLLPYRSTGTVGRLPWLGLATLAVVYTQCLLGGLVGSRWAAHQCLGLKELCQVMNSHLLGILPTTAMVLALTWTVWRTPALTYPLRRLGSLVSMLLVLQLVMGIATFRLRLQIEPLTVAHHTLGAALVGTLVCFTVLAWRDRLDPIPSEPRFGADDTLLASTPSAVEA; encoded by the coding sequence ATGGCCGCAAATTTCCCCTCACTTTTATCTCCGGCTACAGCCCGTGAAGCGCTGTGGCCCAACGCTAACGCTGCCCCCACCCCGGTCGATCGCATTCGTCGACTGGTCTGGAAGATTGCCGTGGCCACCCTCGCCCTGATGGCCGTAGGCAGCGCCACTCGAGTGATGAATGCAGGTTTGGCCTGCCCCGACTGGCCCCTGTGCTACGGCCAATTGGTGCCCCAGCAGCAGATGAACCTCCAGGTATTTTTAGAGTGGTTCCACCGGCTCGATGCCGCCCTAATTGGTCTCAGCACCCTGTGGCTGGTTGCTCTCAGCCTATGGTATCGGCGGCAGGTACCCGGCTGGCTGCCCTGGGCAGCGGTGGGCGCACTAGCGCTCATTGGCATGCAGGGAGCGCTCGGAGGCCTGACGGTAACCCAGCTGCTGCGCTTCGACATTGTCACCGCCCACCTAGGTACGGCGCTGCTATTCTTTAGCGCCATGCTCGTCATTGCCTGCTGTCTGCTGCCCTATCGCAGCACTGGCACGGTGGGCCGTCTGCCCTGGCTGGGCTTAGCAACGCTGGCCGTGGTGTATACCCAATGTTTGTTGGGGGGCTTGGTGGGGTCACGCTGGGCCGCTCACCAGTGCCTGGGGCTCAAGGAGCTGTGCCAGGTGATGAATAGCCATCTGCTAGGCATTTTGCCCACCACTGCTATGGTGCTGGCGCTCACCTGGACGGTGTGGCGGACCCCTGCGCTTACCTATCCCCTGCGGCGATTGGGCAGCTTGGTTAGCATGCTGCTGGTGCTTCAACTCGTCATGGGAATTGCTACTTTTCGGCTCCGGCTGCAGATCGAACCTTTGACCGTAGCCCACCACACCCTGGGGGCAGCGCTGGTCGGCACCCTGGTGTGCTTCACCGTGCTGGCCTGGCGCGATCGCCTCGACCCTATCCCCAGTGAGCCTCGCTTCGGCGCTGACGATACACTGCTAGCCTCTACGCCTTCTGCTGTCGAGGCATAA